One stretch of Rhinatrema bivittatum chromosome 8, aRhiBiv1.1, whole genome shotgun sequence DNA includes these proteins:
- the SLC27A4 gene encoding long-chain fatty acid transport protein 4: protein MRLAICIALLLLLRGALQLPWLQLIPALLIFYLGSGGWRFLRIFFKTVGRDLNAAKVLLTVKLNVRRHLHEGNTIPALFSQCVRKHPDKPALIFQATGTIWTFRQLDLFSNAVANYLQEQGFSAGDVVAIFMENRNEFVGFWLGMAKIGVEAALINSNLRLEALHHCFTVASTKAIVFGSEMAQAMNEVHAMLEKSVRLFCSGDWNLEKMPPGTVFLDPLLEKGSPLPPSTPQRDFTDKLFYIYTSGTTGMPKAAIVVHSRYYRMAALVYYGFRMRPDDVLYNCLPLYHSAGNIVGVGQCLLHGLTVVIRRKFSASGFWEDCIKFNCTIVQYIGEICRYLLNQPEQAAEQQHRVRMALGNGLRPVIWKQFTSRFGIPQVAEFYGATECNCSLGNFDNNVGSCGFNSQILPSVYPIRLVKVDKDTMELIRGPDGLCIPCRPGEPGQLVGRIVQQDPLRRFDGYLNKGATSKKTAQDVFRRGDMAYLTGDMLVMDEYGYIYFQDRTGDTFRWKGENVSTTEVEGTLSRILNMADVVVYGVEVPGAEGKAGMAAIADPKKSCDLDKFVKEMGKELPAYARPVFLRLLPEVNKTGTYKFQKTEMRKEGFNPRVVTDSLYLLDSRQGKYVPLDKEVFLRIQSGEQKL from the exons ATGCGACTGGCCATATGCATCGCACTCCTCTTACTCCTCAGGGGAGCCCTGCAGTTGCCCTGGCTCCAGCTTATTCCAGCTCTCCTCATATTTTATCTGGGATCTGGAGGATGGCGATTCCTCAGAATCTTTTTCAAAACTGTAGGCAGAGACCTAAA TGCTGCTAAGGTGTTGCTGACAGTGAAGCTGAATGTGAGGCGGCACCTGCATGAGGGGAACACCATCCCAGCTCTCTTCAGTCAATGTGTGCGAAAGCACCCAGACAAACCTGCCCTTATCTTCCAAGCCACTGGTACCATCTGGACCTTTCGCCAACTGGATCTCTTCTCCAATGCCGTGGCCAACTACCTGCAGGAGCAGGGCTTCAGTGCTGGTGACGTGGTAGCTATCTTCATGGAAAACCGGAATGAGTTTGTAGGATTCTGGCTGGGGATGGCCAAGATTGGCGTGGAGGCTGCGCTGATCAACTCTAACCTGCGCCTGGAGGCGCTGCATCATTGCTTTACTGTTGCCAGCACCAAGGCTATAGTGTTCGGGAGTGAGATGGCACAAG CCATGAATGAAGTTCACGCCATGCTGGAGAAATCTGTTCGCCTCTTCTGCTCTGGGGACTGGAACCTAGAAAAAATGCCTCCTGGCACAGTGTTTCTGGACCCCCTACTGGAAAAGGGATCACCGTTGCCTCCAAGCACACCACAGAGAGATTTCACAG ATAAGCTGTTTTACATCTACACCTCGGGTACCACAGGGATGCCCAAGGCTGCTATTGTGGTGCATAGCAG GTACTATCGGATGGCAGCTCTGGTTTATTATGGCTTTAGAATGAGACCTGATGACGTGCTGTATAACTGCCTCCCTCTTTACCATTCTGCAG GTAACATTGTCGGGGTGGGTCAGTGTCTCCTCCACGGGTTGACTGTAGTAATCAGGAGGAAATTCTCTGCTTCAGGATTTTGGGAGGACTGTATCAAGTTCAACTGTACA ATCGTGCAATACATTGGTGAGATTTGTCGTTACCTCTTGAATCAgccagagcaggcagcagagcagCAACATCGGGTGCGGATGGCATTAGGGAATGGTCTACGCCCAGTCATCTGGAAACAGTTCACCTCCCGCTTTGGCATTCCCCAGGTCGCTGAGTTTTATGGTGCCACAGAATGTAACTGCAGCCTCGGCAACTTTGATAACAAT GTAGGTTCCTGTGGGTTTAATAGCCAGATCTTACCTTCTGTATACCCCATTCGCTTGGTGAAGGTAGATAAGGATACAATGGAACTGATTCGTGGACCAGATGGCCTCTGTATTCCATGCAGACCAG ggGAGCCGGGACAGCTGGTAGGACGCATCGTTCAGCAGGATCCCTTACGGCGCTTTGATGGATACCTGAATAAGGGGGCCACCAGTAAGAAGACTGCTCAAGATGTCTTCAGGCGGGGGGACATGGCCTATCTTACAG GAGACATGCTGGTGATGGATGAATATGGTTACATATATTTCCAAGACAGAACAGGGGACACATTTCGATGGAAAGGGGAGAATGTCTCCACCACAGAGGTAGAAGGAACACTGAGCCGCATTCTAAATATGGCTGATGTCGTCGTGTATGGGGTTGAAGTGCCAG GCGCAGAGGGGAAGGCCGGCATGGCTGCTATTGCCGATCCCAAGAAATCCTGTGACCTGGACAAATTTGTAAAGGAAATGGGAAAGGAGCTGCCAGCATATGCCCGCCCAGTCTTTCTACGCCTCCTGCCTGAAGTGAACAAAACAG GGACCTACAAATTCCAGAAGACTGAGATGAGGAAAGAAGGTTTCAACCCTCGTGTGGTAACAGACAGCTTGTACCTGCTGGATTCCAGGCAAGGGAAATACGTCCCATTGGACAAAGAGGTCTTCCTGAGGATCCAGTcaggggagcagaagctgtga